Within Candidatus Thorarchaeota archaeon, the genomic segment GACAGAGTAGTCTGTAACAAGGCGCACCTTGATGCTGCTTCCAGTGCTCCATTGGGTCCAACCACCTGAAGAGTACGAGCCTGTGAGTTTGTGTAGCTGTGCATTGTTAGCATCATAGACATAGACGTAGTCATATCCGTATTCCACATCTATTCTAGTGAAGTGAACTCGAATTTGAGTCGCACCAGTCTTTGTTATAGTCCATGTGTTATCGTAGTTATTGGCATAGTTATGTGCCGACTCAAGAACATAGGACTCGGTAGTGAACGGCTGGAGATCAAATGCCTGTTCCCCACCTGTGGGTCCAGTGACTTGTGCTAACTCTCCCACGTTGCTGCTAGTTGCAAATGCATTTACTGTCCCAACAATGGGCAGTGCCACTGCAACTAATGCAAATAGAAAGAGTACCGACAAGAATTTCGTTTTTCTCATCTAGAATACACCACGCGAACCAGTCTGAAGCGATCAGACTGTTATTGCAGGAATGACCAACTGCTTTTTATATCTATTGGTCAAAACTGCGAATTTTTACACTATAAACTGTAAACAGTATGTGGCTATCATATTTTTCAACAGGCTTGCAATAAGGCTCCTTTTGCTAGTTCCACGCCTAATTTCTCGATATGTTCCCCACTTATTCCTGTAGTAATAATGCGTCTGGGCTTTTCCACGCCGAAACCACTTTGATTTTTGGTAAAAAATTACCGTACTCTAACGCCATTGACCTTCTTATGAGCCCACTTGTAAGATCTAAGTCGACTGGAGGCACCATAGCCACAGGCCGCACATTTTTTCTGGCGTACATGGTATGCTCTTCTACCGCATCTCCTGCATCTGATATGGTGTGGATTATTCTTCTTTCCTTTTGAGGGGGTGCCTTTTCCCATTATAGTTCTACTCCTGTGCGGTGCTCTTTGGCGGTGGCGATACGAGTACTACATTATCGCCTCTCACTATGACCGTGTTGACTTGGGCGACAGACTCGGTTCCGTTCTCCGAATCACGAGTGATCTCATCTGCGTCCTCGATGATGAGGTTCAGATGTTGGTCGTATCCACGTAATCGGCCTCTGAGTTTTCTTCGACCCTTGATTTCAACAAGTATTTGTGAGCCGACAGATTTCTGCAATATTTCCATAGGTCTACTAGTATTCACAAGGGTCACCATCATTAGAAGTGATCGTGAGATACGCTCACACGATGCGCGCGCTACCCTCTTTGGAGGGCTTAAAAAGATGACGATGAGGAATCTTATTGTTTCCTTCTTTGAAGATGTCGATATGCTAGTTCGGAGGTTTCAAAAGGAACATCTCTTAAGCAATTTTGCAATGCCAAAGATTGAACGTATCAAGAACCGACATCTTCTGAAGAGAAAGCAGCAGAAAGCAGAGATCAAAAAAATAGAGCAGTTGATAGGTGCCCCAGTGCATTTGCCTGATGACGCACGTATAGAGGCTGGTACACTTGAAGATGGCTCCACGATTTTTTTGCTTAATGGCGAAATTCTCTTTTTTGAGATCGAGGGTACGATGTTTCCGTCTCTAAGGGCTGTCCTAGAAGGTTACATCACACTTCCTGAGGTCACAGTGGATATGGGTGCAGTGAAATACGTTGTCAATGGCGCGGATGTGATGCGCCCCGGTGTCACAGCTGTATCTGATGGTATACAGCAGGGTTCTGTTGTTGCAGTTGTAGATGAACGCCATGGAAAGCCCCTGGCACTTGGTATTGCTGTGATGAGCTCAGATGAGATGCGTGCAGTATCAGGTGGGAAGGTCATCTATTCCAAGCATCATATCGGAGATAACATCTGGGAATTTACAAAGTGATCTTCTTCGTTATGATTCCTTAATAGCTTGAGACCGAATATATTGCAAAGCCGCCTTGTATACTTCTATTGCATACTCTTGATCAAGGCCAGAGTTCTCAGCAAACCGTTTTCTCGCAGGTTTGCGTTTGGATGAATCAATGTCCTTTTTGACTATGGCCTCTATGGATGTGTATCCATTATCAATTAATGTTCTAATCTCTGTGCGGGAAAAGTGTCGGGATCTTCCCTTACTAGTTGGGATTTCTAGAGTCATGAGATTCGTCGTCGCCGCATCCTCTTTGAGACCATAACGAAGTCGTTTACTAAATATCTGAAATAATTTGGCGCGTTTTTTCCTGCCTCCCCTTTTGAGATAGTCTGCAATATTTGTTGAAATATCCGCCGCCCAGTCTACCATTGTGGTCATGTCCCCTTCATCTAGACCGATCCACCGCCTTGCTCTATCGTTGCCTTCAATCCCCCTTTCTATAGCCTGCTCGATCAAATCTTTGATAGGTTTCTCGTTAATCCATCCTCGAATGACCTCTCTCTTGACAGTGAGCCTCTTGGGTACCTGTTCACGATACCAGTCATTAAGATCCTCTAAATTGGCCACGTCCATC encodes:
- a CDS encoding RNA-binding protein, translated to MTMRNLIVSFFEDVDMLVRRFQKEHLLSNFAMPKIERIKNRHLLKRKQQKAEIKKIEQLIGAPVHLPDDARIEAGTLEDGSTIFLLNGEILFFEIEGTMFPSLRAVLEGYITLPEVTVDMGAVKYVVNGADVMRPGVTAVSDGIQQGSVVAVVDERHGKPLALGIAVMSSDEMRAVSGGKVIYSKHHIGDNIWEFTK
- a CDS encoding 50S ribosomal protein L37e, producing the protein MGKGTPSKGKKNNPHHIRCRRCGRRAYHVRQKKCAACGYGASSRLRSYKWAHKKVNGVRVR
- a CDS encoding RNA-binding protein, which gives rise to MEILQKSVGSQILVEIKGRRKLRGRLRGYDQHLNLIIEDADEITRDSENGTESVAQVNTVIVRGDNVVLVSPPPKSTAQE